The DNA window GCTGCGCCGCGAAATCACCGCCCGGGACCGGGAGATCGCCAACACCTTCACCAAGGACCTCCAGGTCATGGCGATCCGCGGCGCGCGCAACTACCTGGGCGACAAGCTGATCCGTACGGCCGCGCCGCACCGCATCCTCGACCCCGCGGCGGGGCCGCTCATCGCCGTACGCCTGCACATCCTCACCCGGAAGTCGCTCGGCGGCCTGGAGACCGACCTCTCCTCGCGGGTGCTCACGGAGGGCGGCGGTGTGCTGCCTGGTGTGTACGCGGCGGGGGAGGCGGCGGGGTTCGGTGGCGGCGGCGTTCACGGCTACCGCTCCCTGGAGGGCACTTTCCTCGGCGGCTGCCTCTTCTCCGGCCGTACGGCGGGACGCGCGGCGGCGCGGGCGGTGGCCTGAGGGGCGGCGGGCGGTCGCGTGGCCGGTGGGGCGGCAGGCGGTCGCGTGGCCGGTGGCGCGCGCGGCGCCCCTGTCACCCGTCGTGGCGGTGGCGTCTACGCGGGCGACTGCGACGGCACGGCGGCGCCGTCCGGCCGCTCGACCACCCGGAAGCGTTCCGCGACAATCATCGTCGTGTCGTCGACCGTGAACCCCGGGTCGTCCAGCGCCTCCCGCATCTCCTCGCTGTGCCAGAACCTCTCGTGCCCCGCGCGCCACTCGGCCACCGAGGTGTAGCCCTCGCCCTCGTCCAGCGCGTGCTGGAGGTCCACGTCGCCGAGCGCCAGCACCCGGACCTCGGTCAGTTCGATCACCGCCACCTCGCGCCCGTCGGAGTCGATCACCACGGACCGCTCGCCGACCGGAGGCAGTTCCTCCTTCTCCGCCTCGTACTCGGCGAGAAGACCTGTGGTCGAGACCTTCTCGCCCGACAGCACGGCGGCGACCAGCCGGTCCCGCAGCGGTCCGGGAAAGGCCAGCAGACACGGCGGCAGCGATGGGTATCGAGACATGGGGACCAGCCTAGGCCCCGGGAGAAACCGGTCTCCGCAGGTCGGTGCCCTTTCAACTACGCCATGTCGGCGCAAAGTTGGTTTAGACCGCCCTTGACGTGGACTACCCCCTACCGCTTTGCTGTGCGTGATCAAACGCTCGCACACTGCGCCGTGGAGGACCCGCGGATGCCCCCACCTCCGCCATCCCTCGGCCGCTCGCGCCGCCGTACCGACCCCTCGTTCGACGCCGCTCTCGACGACGCCGAACTCGTCACCGTACGCGGCCAGCTGGCCCAGGGGCGCTGGACCAGGGCCCGCTCCCTGCTCGCCGCGACCGGCGACGACTGGGACCGCCGGGGACACCGTCTCGTCGTACTCGCCGAGGCCAACGGCGCCGCCGCCTGGGCCGGGGACTGGCTGCTCGCCGAACCCGAGAGCGCCGACGCCGTCACCCTCATCGCATGCGCCACCGTCCTCGGCGCGCTGCGCGGCAAGGAGCCGGAGGACCGCGCGCGCGAGGCATGCCGCCGCGCCGCCGAGCAGTCGCCGGCCGACCCGACCCCGTGGCTCGCCCTGCTGCTCCTGGCCCGGTCCCTCGGTACGGAGGAAGAGGTCACGCAGCTCTTCGACCAGGTGCGGCTGCGCCACCCGGAGCACCATCACGCCCACCACCTGATGGCCGCCCGCCTCGCCGAACGGCGGCCCGACATAGGGAGCGACCCGCTCCACGAGGTGTACGACTTCGCCGCCTGGGCCGCCGAACAGGCTCCCGCCGACTCCCCGCTCGCCGTACTCCCCGTGGTGGCCCACGCCGAGCGGTACCGTGCCCTCGCTCTCGCGGGCAAGGTGCCGGACGACCCGGCACTGTCCGGCCACTGGACCGGCCGGCGCGCCCGCCAGGTGATGAAGACGGCGTTCGACTGGTGGCTGGAGTGGGAGCACGAAGGGCACCCGCGCCGTCTGGTCGACCTCAACTACCTGGCCCACGCGAAGCTATGCGAAGGGCGCCCCGCCGAGGCGGCCGCGCTCCTCAACCGCGTCGGGCCGCACGCTACCGAGGCCCCGTGGTCCTACCCCCACAGGGACCCGCTCCGCGCCTTCCGCGCCGCGCGCAGCGCCGCGCTCGGGCTCGCATGACGCCGCGGCGCACCGGACCGCCCCCGCCGCCGGACCCCACCGCGGCACCCCGCCCCACCACCTCACCCACGAGCTCACCTCACCTCACCTCACCTCACCTCACCGAAGCGAAGGGACAACCCCGCCATGTCGACGGGCAGTTCGAGCACGAGCGAGAGAAGCAGAGAGACCGGCGCCAGTGAGATCCGTACGTACAAGGGGCAGGAGCGGGCGCTGCGGGCCGGCCGCCTCGGCACGACGGGCCTCCTGCTGTCCGTGCTGGCGGCGAGCGCCCCGCTCATGGTCGTCGCAGGTGTCATGCCCACCACATACGGTGTGATGGGGATCGTCGGCCAGCCCCTCCTCTTCGTCATCCTCGGCGTCGTGCTGATGCTGTTCAGCGTCGGATACGCCGAGATGAGCCGCCACGTCCACAACGCCGGCGCCTTCTACGCCTACATAGCCCGTGGCCTCGGCCCGACCGCCGGTGCCGGAGCCTCGCTGGTCGCCCTCGTCGCGTACAGCGCCATGCAGGTCGGCATCTACGGAATCCTCGGCTTCGAGATCTCCGGCATCTTCGCCGCCTACCTCGACATCACCCTCGCCTGGTGGATCCCCGCGCTGGTCGCGGTGCTGGTCGTGGGCGCGCTCGGCTGGCTCAAGATCGACCTCAACGCCAAGGTGCTCGGCGTCCTGCTGGTCGTCGAGTGCGCGCTGGTCGTGATCTTCGACGTGGCCGCGATCGCCGACCCGGCCAAGGAGGGCCTGTCCCTCCAGGCGTTCAACCCCGAGACCCTCACCGGCGCCGGGCTCGGCACGGCGCTCTGCTTCTGCATCGCCGCCTTCGTCGGCTTCGAGCAGGCCCCGGTGTACGCCGAGGAGACCAGCCGCCCGCAGATCGTCGTCTCGCGCGTGATGTTCCTCGCCGTCGGTTACGCCTCGCTCTTCCTGGCCCTCAGCGCCTGGGCGCTCAGCGTCGCCGCCGGACCCGGCCAGATCGTCAAGGTGGCGGGGGAGCAGGGACCCGGACTCCTCTTCACGCTCACCGAGAGCAGGCTCGGCTCCACCTTCACCGACGTACTCCACATCCTCTTCGTCACCGGCATGTTCGCCGCGCTGCTCAGCTTCCACAACGTCGTCGCGCGGTACGCCTTCGCCATGGGCCGCGAGGGCCTCCTGCCGGCCTCCTTCGGCCGTACGAACAAGACGAGCGGCGCCCCGGCCGCCGGGTCGCTGCTCCAGTCCGGCGTGTCCCTGGCCATCGTCCTGGCCTTCGCGTTCACCGACGACAAGCCGGCCGGGGACCCCACCGTGCCGGTGCTGCACCTCTTCACCTGGATGGGCAACGTCGGCGCGCTCGGCGTCATCCTGCTGATGGCCGCCGCCTCGCTGGCCGTCATCGCCTTCTTCGTCCGCCGGGGAGCCGGCCGCGCGCAGGCGGGACGGCTCGTCGCCTCCGGCATCGCCGCCGTCGCCCTGCTGGGCATCGCCTTCTACACGGTCAAGGACTTCGGCATCCTGGTGGGGGCGGGGTCCGGCTCGTCCCTGAACTGGATCCTGCCGGGCATCATCGGCGTAGCCCTCGTCGGCGGCCTGGTGTACGGCGCGGTGCTGCGCTCGGTGAAGCCCGAGGTGCATGCCCGGATCGGACTCGGCAACGAGGCGTTCCAACTGGAGAAGCAGGCCACGGAGGTCTGAGCCGGGCCGGGCCGGCACGAGCCGGCCGGAAGCTGGGCAGGTCTGACGGAATCCGACCCGGAATTCCGACGGGCACCCGCGGCCACTGGCCCTCGGAGGCCGCGGGTGTTCGAATTGTCGTGTGACTCCTCAACCACCGGCCGGCCCGGACAGCGGCGGCGCTCCCGTCGGCCGTCGGCTCGTCCTCGGCATGCTGGGCCTCGGCGCCGCGGGCCTGGCCACCGCGCCGTACCTCCAGAACGGGCTCGAAGCCTTCCTCGGCTCCGCCGCGGACAAGGACCCCACCGGCCTGACCGGCCTCCTGCCCAACGGCGGCGGCTTCCGCTACTACTCCGTCGCCTCCTCCGTACCGCGCAAGGGCCCGGAGAGCTACCGGCTCACGATCGACGGCCTGGTCGACCGGCCGGCGACGTACACCCTCGACGACCTGCGGGCGATGGAGCAGACCCGCCTCGTGCGCGACGTCCAGTGCGTCACGGGATGGCGGGTCCCGGACACGCCCTTCGAGGGTGTGCGGCTGTCACGCCTGCTGGCCGCCGCGGGTATCAAGCCGGAGGCCGGGGCCGTCCGCTTCACCTGCTTCGACGGTACGTACAGCGAGAGCCTCACCCTCCGGCAGGCCGGCCGCGAGGACGTACTGGTCGCCCTGCGCATGCGGGACAAGCCGCTCACGCACGCCCACGGCGGCCCGGTGCGGCTGTACGTCACTCCCATGTACTTCTACAAGTCGGCGAAATGGCTCTCCGGCATCACCGTCACCCGCGAGGTCCGGCCCGGGTACTGGGAGGAGCGCGGCTATGACGTCGACGCGTGGGTCGGCCGCTCGAACGGACGCGACGATGCTCCTACGGTCTGAACTCCCCGCCCGCCTGCTTCGCTTCACCCGCGCCGAGCGCTGGGTGCACCGCGCCACCGCCGGCCTGGTGCTGCTGTGCGTCGCGACGGCGGCCTGTCTGTACGTACCCCAGCTCGCCGAACTCGTCGGCCGGCGCCACCTCGTGGTCACCGTGCACGAGTGGTCCGGGCTGCTGATCCCGGCGCCCTTCCTGGTCGGCCTCGCCTCCCGTGCCTTCCGCTCCGACCTGGGCAGGCTCAACCGGTTCGGGCCGCACGACCGGCAGTGGCTGCGGGCAGCGCTGCGGCGCGACACGAGTGCCGCGTCCCAGCCCGCCGGGAAGTTCAACGCCGGCCAGAAGCTGTACGCCGCGTGGATCGCCGGCGCCGTACTGGTGATGCTCGGCACCGGACTGCTGATGTGGTTCACGGACCTCGCGCCACTGGTGTGGCGTACGAGCGCCACCTTCGTCCACGACTGGCTCGCTCTCGCCATGGGCCTGGTGATCGCCGGGCACATCGGCATGGCCCTGACGCGGCCGGAGTCCCGGCGCGGCATGCGCACCGGGACTGTCGACCGCGCGTGGGCGGAAGAGGAACACCCGCTGTGGGCGCGGGAGTTGAAAGACCGTCCTGATCTACAGGACGAGTGACAGGAGCAGCACGAAGCCCAGCGAGACCACGGAGATGATGGTCTCCATCACCGACCAGGTCTTGATCGTCTGCCCGACGTCCATGCCGAAGTACTCCTTCACCAGCCAGAACCCCGCGTCGTTGACGTGGCTGAAGAAGAGCGAGCCCGCGCCCACGGCGAGCACCAGCAGGGCCGCGTGCGACGCCGACATGTCGGCGGCGAGCGGGGCGACCAGACCGGCCGCCGAGATGGTGGCCACGGTCGCCGAACCCGTCGCGAGCCGGATGGCGACGGCGATCAGCCAAGCCAGCAGCAGCGTCGGGATGGCCCAGTCCTCGGAGAAGTCCAGGATCATCTGGCCGACGCCCACGTCGATGAGCGTCTGCTTGAAGCCGCCGCCCGCGCCGACGATCATCAGCACGCCCGCGATCGGGGCGAGCGACTTCTCGACGGTCGAGGAGAGACGGTCCTTGGTGAACCCGGCGGCGCGGCCCAGCGTGAACAGTCCCACCAGTACGGCGGCGAGGAGCGCGATCAGCGGCGAACCGATGACGTCCGTGACCCGCTGCACGCCGTTCGCGGGGTCGTCCACGACGATGTCCACGAGTGCCTTGGCCAGCATCAGTACGACCGGCAGCATGACGGTGGCGACGGTCGCGCCGAAGCCGGGACGGCGCTCCAGGTCCTCGGAGGGACGCTGCGGAATCATTCGTTCCGGCGCCGGGATGTCCACCCAGCGGGCGGCGTACTTGGAGAACAGCGGCCCCGCGATGATCACGGTCGGGATCGCGACGAGCACACCCAGCCCCAGGGTGAGGCCGAGGTTGGCGTCGATCGCGTCGATCGCGACCAGCGGACCGGGGTGCGGCGGTATCAGCCCGTGCATGACGGACAGGCCGGCCAGCGCGGGAATGCCGATCCGCATCAGCGAGTAGTTCCCGCGCTTGGCCACGAGCAGCACCACCGGGATCAGCAGCACGATGCCGACCTCGAAGAAGAGCGGCAGCCCGATGATGCTGGCGATCAGCACCATCGCCCAGGGCATCGCCCGGCCGCTCGCCTTCGCCAGGATCGTGTCGACGATCTGGTCCGCGCCGCCGGAGTCGGCCAGCAGCTTGCCGAGGATCGCGCCGAGCGCGATGAGCACACCGACACCCGCGACGGTGTTGCCGAGGCCCGTCGAGAAGCTCGTGATGGCCTTGTCGAGCGGGGCGCCGGCGAACGCCCCGAGCGCCAGCGACCCGATGGTCAGCGCCAGGAAGGCATGGAGCTTGAACTTCGTGATGAGCAGGACGATGACGGCGATGCCGGCGAGGACTGCCATCCCCAACTGGCCGTTGCCCGCCGAGGTGATCGGCTCGACGGCGCCCGCTGCCAGCGTCTCGACGCTGAGACTGGTCACGGTGGCTCTACTTTCTGAAGTCGTCGTCGAGCCGGCGCAGGGCCGCGACGGCTCGTTCGGTGATGTCCTCGGGAGACCCCGAGACGTCCACGGCCACGCCCGCCTCGTCCGCCTGGAGCGGCTGGAGGGCGGCGAACTGCGAATCGAGCAGCGCGGTCGGCATGAAGTGGCCCCTGCGCTCCCGCATCCGCTCCTCGATCAGCGCACGGTCGCCCGTCAGATGCAGGAACACGGCATGGGGGGCGGCGGCGCGCAGCCGGTCGCGGTAGGCCCGCTTGAGCGCGGAGCTGCTCACCACGCCGCCGAGCCCTGCCCTGCCGTGGGCCCACTCGCCGATCGCGTCGAGCCAGGGCCACCGGTCCGAGTCGTCCAGCGGAGTACCGGCCGACATCTTGGCGATGTTGGCCGGCGGGTGGAAGTCGTCACCCTCGGCGTACGGGACGCCGAGCCGGGCGGCGAGCAGGGGACCGATGGTGGTCTTGCCGGTCCCTGCCACGCCCATCACCACGACGACGTGGGGGCTGTTCATGAGTGGAGTGCCTCGCTGTCTTCATCGACATCGGTCCGTCGCGCTACTGAAACCCATTAGGTACGACGTATTCAAGAGGCTGTGACATAAACGTCGTACTTTTGTTCGTGACGGCCGCCCCGTAGGCTGAGCCCCATGACCAACCAGCCCCGGGGGCTGCACGCCCAGCTGCTGGAAAGCCTCGGTCCCGCGATCACCGCCGGTGAGTACCCGCCCGGCAGCGTGCTGCGCACGGACGAGCTCGCCCAGCGCTTCGACGTGTCGCGCACGGTGATCCGCGAAGCGATCCGGGTCCTGGAGTCGATGCACCTCGTGGAGTCCCGCCGCCGGGTGGGCGTGACGGTACGCCCCACCGAGGAGTGGAACGTCTACGACCCTCAGGTCATCCGGTGGCGGCTGGCCGGCGCCGACCGCCCCCGCCAGCTGCGCTCCCTCACGGTGCTGCGCTCCGCCGTGGAGCCTGTGGCGGCGGGGCTCGCGGCGCGGTTCGCGACCCCGGAGCAGTGCGCGGCACTCACCGAGGAGGCGCTCGGGATGGTCGCGACCTCGCGGGGCGGGCAGCTCGACGCCTACCTCGTGCACGACATCGCGTTCCACCGCGTCGTCCTGCGCGCATCGGGCAACGAGATGTTCGCCCGCCTCGGTGACGTGGTGGCCGAAGTCCTCAGCGGACGCACGAGGCACCAGGTGATGTTCGAGGACCCCGACCCCGCGGCCGTCACCCTGCACGTCCAAGTCGCCGAAGCCGTAAGGGAAGGCGACGCGCCGCGGGCGGAGCGGCTGACCCGTGAGATCGCGGTCGGCGCGCTCCAGGAGCTCGACGTACTGGCCCCGTAGGGCGCCCGTAATGTCCGCCCCATTATCCTTTTGTTTGCTTTAAATCAACTCTCTGAACACTCTTGACGCTTGTATGTCCGACCTCCGAGCATTCTCCGCATGGTCTTGTCAGACAGCCGGACAGGTGGCGGCGCACCCCGGCGCATCAGCGCGATGGAAGCCGTCCTCACCCACCTCCGGGACGCCATAGAGCGGGGTGAACTCGCCGTCGGCGAGAAGCTCCCCACGGAGGCCGAACTCGGAAAGCGCTTCGAGGTCAGCCGTTCCGTCGTACGGGAGGCCCTGCGCGCGCTCCAGGCGCTCGGCCTCACGGTGTCCCGGGCCGGCAAGGGCACGTACGTCGCGGCCGGCGGACCGGTCCAGAACCCGGTCTTCGGCGCGTACTCCGCCCGGGACCTGATCGAAGTGCGACGGCACGTCGAGATCCCCGTGGCGGGTTACGCTGCTACCCGTCGCACGCAGGACGACGTAGACCTGCTGACGCACCTGATCGGGAAGATGGAGCAGGAGCCCGACCCCACCGCCTGGGTGGCGCTGGACACGCTCTTCCACATTTCCGTCGCCCAGGCTTCGGGCAACCCTGTCTTCCGCAAGATCATCGAAGAGATCAGGGACGCCCTTGCCCGGCAGTCCACCTTCCTGAACCAGCTCGGGGACCGACGACGCCAGTCGGACCTCGAGCACCGGGCGCTCGTAGAGGCGATCGTCGGCGGCTCCGAAGGAGCGGCGGTGCGGGCCATGGCCGCGCACCTCGAACACGTCGAGACCACCTTGAACACGATCGTGCGGCCCGGTACCGCACAGCACCCCCAAATGAAGGCGAAGAAACAGCATGAGTGACCGCACACTGTCTGCGGCCCCCGCCGGTCCCGCCGATCCCGTATCGACATCCCCACATGTCGACGCGGGTGACGAGGGTTACAGCAAGGACCTGAAGTCCCGCCACATCAACATGATCGCCATCGGCGGCGCGATAGGCACCGGCCTCTTCCTGGGCGCCGGTGGCCGCATGGCCGGAGCGGGTCCGTCCCTCGCCATCGCGTACGCCGTCTGCGGTGTCTTCGCCTTCTTCGTCGTCCGCGCGCTGGGCGAGCTGGTGCTCTACCGCCCGTCCTCCGGCGCCTTCGTCTCGTACGCCCGTGAATTCATGGGGGAGAAGGGCGCCTTCGCGGCGGGCTGGCTGTACTTCCTCAACTGGTCGACCACCGCCGTGGCCGACATCACGGCGGCCGCCACCTACGCCCACTTCTGGGCCATGTTCAGCGACGTACCGCAGTGGGTCCTCGCGCTGATCGCCCTCGCCGTCGTCCTCACCGCGAACCTGATCTCGGTGAAGTACTTCGGTGAGATGGAGTTCTGGTTCGCGATCGTCAAGGTCGCCGCCCTGGTCGTCTTCATGGCCATCGGTATCTACCTGGTCGTCACCCAGCACCAGCTCGACGGCCACACCCCGGGCTTCTCCACGATCAGCGACGGCGGCGGCCTGTTCCCCGTCGGCATGCTGCCCATGCTCCTGGTCATCCAGGGCGTCGTCTTCGCGTACGCGTCGGTCGAGCTGTGCGGTGTCGCCGCCGGCGAGACGAAGAACCCCGAGAAGATCATGCCGAAGGCGATCAACTCGATCATGTGGCGCGTCGGCATCTTCTACGTCGGCTCCGTCGTCCTGCTCGCGCTGCTGCTCCCGTACACGGCGTACTCCGGCGGCGAGAGCCCCTTCGTCACCGTCATGAACAAGCTCGGCGTCGCCGGCGCCGCGGACGTCATGAACCTCGTCGTGCTGACGGCGGCCCTCTCCAGCCTGAACTCGGGCCTGTACTCCACGGGCCGGATCCTGCGCTCGATGGCGCTGTCGGGCTCCGCGCCCAAGTTCACCGGCCGCATGAACAAGGGCCAGGTGCCGTACGGCGGCATCCTGCTGACCGCCGGCTTCGGTGTCCTGGGCGTGGGTCTCAACTACGTCATGCCGGGCGAGGCGTTCGAGATCGTGCTGAACTTCGCGTCGATCGGCATCCTCGGCACCTGGGGCATGATCATGCTCTGCTCGCTGCTGTTCTGGCACCGCTCGAAGGACGGCCGGGTCACGCGCCCGTCCTACCGCCTGCCGTGGGCCCCGTACACGCAGATCGTGACGCTGGCCTTCCTGGCCTCCGTGGTCGTCCTGATGTGGTGGGGCGGCGGCGTGGGCCGTACGACCGTGATGTGCCTCCCGCTGATCGCGGCGGCGCTGGTCGGCGGCTGGTTCATGGTGCGCAAGCGCGTGGCCGCCGTCGCGACCGGGCGCGAAACCCTCTGACCCACCACACGCGCCCCGCACGCCCTGAGGGGCCCGCGAGTCCCCCCGCGCCGACGCCGCTCCTCCCGAGCCGCGTCGGCGCGGTCGTTCCACGCCCCGGACGTGCCCCCTCACACGCGACCACCCCGCGTCCCGCGACCCCGCGCTTCAGCCCGGCCGGCGTCCCGAAACGGGTGCCCGGCCGCCGGGACGGGGCGGGCCGGGGGAGGCGGCGGCCCCCAGCCGCGCCTGAGCCGCCGCCAGCACCATCTCCAGGGCCGCCGGATACCCGCTGCCCGCCATCTCCGCCACCAGCACCCGCGCGGTCGCGGCGATGTGCGGATGACTGTCCGCCGGCAGCCGCGCGTACGTCCCCCGCCACGCCGCCTCCTCCGCCTCCCGCGCCCCCGCCGGCAGCGCGAGCGTCGCCGCGTCCAGCGCCGCGAACGACAGCGTCTGGTCCACGAAGACGTGGTAGATCCGCACCGCCTCCGCGTCCGGGAACCCGGCCCCGCGCAGGATCCCCAGGATCGTCTCCACCGCCTGGATCTCGTGTGCCCGCCCCGTCACCCGCGCGCACGTCAGCATCGCCGCCTGCGGATGCGCCTGGTACTCGGCGTGCATCATCATCCCCAGCGTCCGCAGATCGGCCCGCCACCGCCCACTGGGCCGGAACCGCCGCAGCGTACGCCCGATCAGCTCGTCGGCCACCGCGAGCAACAGATCGTCGGTGTCCCGGAAGTACCGGTAGAGCGCACTCGGGTCGGCCCCCAGCGCTGCCCCGAGCCGCCGCACGGTGAGCGCCGCCGCGCCGTGCTCATGGATCAGCCGCAGCGCCGTGGCGACGATCAGCTCCTCGGACAGCACCGTGCCCCGCTTGGTGGGCCGCCTGCGCCGCCGCCCCTCCTCCGGCACCACTCGCTCACTCATGCCGCGCACGTTACGACAACACTGTTGACGTGTGAAGGCCCGGCGGAGTTCGATGTGCCGCCATCGGGGCCGTCGTGGCCCCCCGGTGAAGGAGCCGCGATGACGTCATCGAAGACCCCGTACGGCAGCGGCCCGCCCGCGCCCGGCACGCTCACCAGGACCCTCGGCGTAATGGACGGCTTCGCCATCGCCGCCTCCAGCACCGCCGCCACCACCAGCATCGGCATCGGCCTGGGCGTCACGGCGGGCGTCGTCGGCCTGCACCTGCCGATCATCATGCTGCTGGCGTTCCTGCCGGTCCTCGGCATCGCGAGCGCGTACACGCGGCTCAACAGGTCCGAGCCCAACATGGGCAGCGGCTACGTCTGGGTGGGGCGCTCCCTCAGCCCCTGGCTCGGCTTCCTCGTCGGCTGGATCGGCCTCGTCGCCACGGTCGTCTTCCTCTCCTACACGACCGCCGTCACCGGCTCCGCCCTCCTCCAGCTCGTCCGCGAGACGGGCGTACGCGGCGTCGCCGGCCTCACCCTGGACCCCGACTCCACCGCCCAGTCGACCGCGCTGGGCATCCTCGTCCTGATCGCCGTCACCCTCACCGCCGTCACCGGCCTGCGCACGGCCGCGAACCTCCAGAAGTACCTGCTCGTCTTCGAGTACGCCGTCCTGCTCGCCTTCTGCGGTTACGGACTCGTCGCCGGCCCGCACCCCTTCAGCCTCGACTGGCTCAACCCCTTCACCATCCCCTCCGGCCAGGCCCTCGCCCAGGGCCTCCTCCTCTCGGTCTTCTGCTACTGGGGCTTCGAGTCCTCGTTCAGCGTCAACGAGGAGGTACGCGACCCGCAGGACGCCTCCAGAGCCGGACTGATCACCCTCTTCACCATGCTCGGCCTCTTCCTGCTCGGCTCCTTCGCCTTCCAGCGCGTCCTGTCAAGGGACGAACTCGCCGGCAACGGCGCCCAGGGCCTCACCTTCTTCGGCGACCGCCTCGCCGACCAGCCGCTCGCCGCGCTC is part of the Streptomyces agglomeratus genome and encodes:
- a CDS encoding FadR/GntR family transcriptional regulator, which produces MTNQPRGLHAQLLESLGPAITAGEYPPGSVLRTDELAQRFDVSRTVIREAIRVLESMHLVESRRRVGVTVRPTEEWNVYDPQVIRWRLAGADRPRQLRSLTVLRSAVEPVAAGLAARFATPEQCAALTEEALGMVATSRGGQLDAYLVHDIAFHRVVLRASGNEMFARLGDVVAEVLSGRTRHQVMFEDPDPAAVTLHVQVAEAVREGDAPRAERLTREIAVGALQELDVLAP
- a CDS encoding amino acid permease — its product is MSDRTLSAAPAGPADPVSTSPHVDAGDEGYSKDLKSRHINMIAIGGAIGTGLFLGAGGRMAGAGPSLAIAYAVCGVFAFFVVRALGELVLYRPSSGAFVSYAREFMGEKGAFAAGWLYFLNWSTTAVADITAAATYAHFWAMFSDVPQWVLALIALAVVLTANLISVKYFGEMEFWFAIVKVAALVVFMAIGIYLVVTQHQLDGHTPGFSTISDGGGLFPVGMLPMLLVIQGVVFAYASVELCGVAAGETKNPEKIMPKAINSIMWRVGIFYVGSVVLLALLLPYTAYSGGESPFVTVMNKLGVAGAADVMNLVVLTAALSSLNSGLYSTGRILRSMALSGSAPKFTGRMNKGQVPYGGILLTAGFGVLGVGLNYVMPGEAFEIVLNFASIGILGTWGMIMLCSLLFWHRSKDGRVTRPSYRLPWAPYTQIVTLAFLASVVVLMWWGGGVGRTTVMCLPLIAAALVGGWFMVRKRVAAVATGRETL
- a CDS encoding molybdopterin-dependent oxidoreductase, which produces MLGLGAAGLATAPYLQNGLEAFLGSAADKDPTGLTGLLPNGGGFRYYSVASSVPRKGPESYRLTIDGLVDRPATYTLDDLRAMEQTRLVRDVQCVTGWRVPDTPFEGVRLSRLLAAAGIKPEAGAVRFTCFDGTYSESLTLRQAGREDVLVALRMRDKPLTHAHGGPVRLYVTPMYFYKSAKWLSGITVTREVRPGYWEERGYDVDAWVGRSNGRDDAPTV
- a CDS encoding FadR/GntR family transcriptional regulator codes for the protein MVLSDSRTGGGAPRRISAMEAVLTHLRDAIERGELAVGEKLPTEAELGKRFEVSRSVVREALRALQALGLTVSRAGKGTYVAAGGPVQNPVFGAYSARDLIEVRRHVEIPVAGYAATRRTQDDVDLLTHLIGKMEQEPDPTAWVALDTLFHISVAQASGNPVFRKIIEEIRDALARQSTFLNQLGDRRRQSDLEHRALVEAIVGGSEGAAVRAMAAHLEHVETTLNTIVRPGTAQHPQMKAKKQHE
- a CDS encoding TetR/AcrR family transcriptional regulator, with translation MSERVVPEEGRRRRRPTKRGTVLSEELIVATALRLIHEHGAAALTVRRLGAALGADPSALYRYFRDTDDLLLAVADELIGRTLRRFRPSGRWRADLRTLGMMMHAEYQAHPQAAMLTCARVTGRAHEIQAVETILGILRGAGFPDAEAVRIYHVFVDQTLSFAALDAATLALPAGAREAEEAAWRGTYARLPADSHPHIAATARVLVAEMAGSGYPAALEMVLAAAQARLGAAASPGPPRPGGRAPVSGRRPG
- a CDS encoding cytochrome b/b6 domain-containing protein, whose amino-acid sequence is MLLRSELPARLLRFTRAERWVHRATAGLVLLCVATAACLYVPQLAELVGRRHLVVTVHEWSGLLIPAPFLVGLASRAFRSDLGRLNRFGPHDRQWLRAALRRDTSAASQPAGKFNAGQKLYAAWIAGAVLVMLGTGLLMWFTDLAPLVWRTSATFVHDWLALAMGLVIAGHIGMALTRPESRRGMRTGTVDRAWAEEEHPLWARELKDRPDLQDE
- a CDS encoding gluconate:H+ symporter, which translates into the protein MTSLSVETLAAGAVEPITSAGNGQLGMAVLAGIAVIVLLITKFKLHAFLALTIGSLALGAFAGAPLDKAITSFSTGLGNTVAGVGVLIALGAILGKLLADSGGADQIVDTILAKASGRAMPWAMVLIASIIGLPLFFEVGIVLLIPVVLLVAKRGNYSLMRIGIPALAGLSVMHGLIPPHPGPLVAIDAIDANLGLTLGLGVLVAIPTVIIAGPLFSKYAARWVDIPAPERMIPQRPSEDLERRPGFGATVATVMLPVVLMLAKALVDIVVDDPANGVQRVTDVIGSPLIALLAAVLVGLFTLGRAAGFTKDRLSSTVEKSLAPIAGVLMIVGAGGGFKQTLIDVGVGQMILDFSEDWAIPTLLLAWLIAVAIRLATGSATVATISAAGLVAPLAADMSASHAALLVLAVGAGSLFFSHVNDAGFWLVKEYFGMDVGQTIKTWSVMETIISVVSLGFVLLLSLVL
- a CDS encoding ASCH domain-containing protein, translated to MSRYPSLPPCLLAFPGPLRDRLVAAVLSGEKVSTTGLLAEYEAEKEELPPVGERSVVIDSDGREVAVIELTEVRVLALGDVDLQHALDEGEGYTSVAEWRAGHERFWHSEEMREALDDPGFTVDDTTMIVAERFRVVERPDGAAVPSQSPA
- a CDS encoding APC family permease, with translation MSTGSSSTSERSRETGASEIRTYKGQERALRAGRLGTTGLLLSVLAASAPLMVVAGVMPTTYGVMGIVGQPLLFVILGVVLMLFSVGYAEMSRHVHNAGAFYAYIARGLGPTAGAGASLVALVAYSAMQVGIYGILGFEISGIFAAYLDITLAWWIPALVAVLVVGALGWLKIDLNAKVLGVLLVVECALVVIFDVAAIADPAKEGLSLQAFNPETLTGAGLGTALCFCIAAFVGFEQAPVYAEETSRPQIVVSRVMFLAVGYASLFLALSAWALSVAAGPGQIVKVAGEQGPGLLFTLTESRLGSTFTDVLHILFVTGMFAALLSFHNVVARYAFAMGREGLLPASFGRTNKTSGAPAAGSLLQSGVSLAIVLAFAFTDDKPAGDPTVPVLHLFTWMGNVGALGVILLMAAASLAVIAFFVRRGAGRAQAGRLVASGIAAVALLGIAFYTVKDFGILVGAGSGSSLNWILPGIIGVALVGGLVYGAVLRSVKPEVHARIGLGNEAFQLEKQATEV
- a CDS encoding gluconokinase, producing the protein MNSPHVVVVMGVAGTGKTTIGPLLAARLGVPYAEGDDFHPPANIAKMSAGTPLDDSDRWPWLDAIGEWAHGRAGLGGVVSSSALKRAYRDRLRAAAPHAVFLHLTGDRALIEERMRERRGHFMPTALLDSQFAALQPLQADEAGVAVDVSGSPEDITERAVAALRRLDDDFRK